A region of the Mangifera indica cultivar Alphonso chromosome 10, CATAS_Mindica_2.1, whole genome shotgun sequence genome:
TGAAGTTATCGATTATGTTACATAGCTTTATGGTATGGTTCTGTCCATAGATCCCTATGATAAGTTTTAGCTACCGCACAATGTATTGGCCTCCAAGAATTTCATGgctttatcttattttgttgcATTTAATGGATATGCAGTATGTGTTTATGTGTGTGTGACTGAGAGGGAGTGAGAAACCTCTTAATGTGAAGGAAGGATTGAGTGACATCCTTTATTATAGAAATCCCTATGGAATTGGTTGTTTATTAAAGCAATAGTTCATATAATTTCATCGAGAATGGGtgaatattatgaaaaatttttctGTCACTATTTTCTAATGgctttttgttataatattatatttctcttGCAGATTATACCGTATTGATCGCTTGACTGATTTTGGTGGGGCTGTTTGCCCTTCAACATTTTGGGACACACAGGGTTGGCTTTGTTTTTGCTCCGATCTTGTTAGCATGGCTCATATGCATGAGTCTGGTTGGTTTATACAACATAATACATTGGAATCCAGGAATTATCAGAGCTCTTTCACCATATTATGTagatttctttttcaaaaaggCTGCAAAAGATGGATGGAGTTCTCTTGGAGGAGTTGTTCTGTGCATCACAGGTTTGTTGGTTTTGCATCTCGATGCCCAGTTTTCAGTTCAAGCCTAGTGTTATGGTAAATACAGAAAATTAGTCTTCTCTTATCAGGTGCAGAGGCCATGTTTGCTGATCTTGGTCATTTTTCTCAGCTTTCTATTCAGGTGGGCCATCATCTTTATTTGTTCTAGTTTCTAAAAGTTCAACGATAAAAACGTATGACCCATGCATGGTAATTCTAATTGATTATTCCGTGTGAATTTTAGAATTCATACTTCTACACGTATACTTCTACCATCCATTTcttagtttatttgttttaaaggaattttttatttacatctaGTAGAGAAGCTTGTCCTGTATATAATTTCTTCTAGCATTAAGATTTTGGTCGGGATGATGCATTTGGTATTGTTACACTTGATTATTTATGGTTTATAGATTTTCTTTAACACTGTTTTCTAACCTCTCAGATTGTATTTACTACTGTTGTTTACCCATCTTTAATTGTTGCCTATATGGGTGAGACTGCTTATTGCTCCAAGCATAAAATGGACCTTGAGAGAAGCTTCTTCGAAGCCATCCCtggtaatttttttacattttcaattaaaatatggCCTTAACTTAAAGTGGGTGTAACTATAGTAAGATTAGAAACTTATCACTCTGCTTTCTCTGCATATTTTACcattgaatcattttttattgacTTAGGATGACCATGGTGGGCACTTTTTGCGGGCCTAGTTTTGCAAAATCCATCTTCAGCTTTGTCTGGCTAACAATATGACGAGATTGGTCTATTTGAGAGAAATTTGAGTTTCTTACTGTAAATTATCAGGGCACAAAGGTCTTCCAGGCAGAATTTCTGATTAATCGTTTTGGTGCATGTCTTAGTTTagttgtctttttcttttacgGGTTAACTGGAGGGACAAGTTAAAGAAATGTGTCACAATCCTCTAGTAGCGTCAAATGTACTCTTGACTTACTTAAAAGCTCTTATAATGGATCAATTTGTGTCATTTGTCTATTGATTTGGAATGTTTGGGAAAAATTGATCACTGACTCTGTTTTTTTAACCCGATGCAGCAGCATTTCCTGAGGGTATTTTCTCATGatatttcttttcccttttcagAGGCTGTATTTTGGCCAATATTGGTCATCGCCACCCACAGCTGTGGCAAGTCAGACAATTATTTCCACTACTTTCTCAATAATCAGCCAATTTAGAGCGCTGAGGTGCTTCCCTCGTGTCAAAGTAATACACGCATCAAGCCAGATACATGGGCAGATCTATATATCAGAGGTGAACTGGATCTTGATGGTTCTGTGCATTGCCATTGCTGTTGGCTTCAGAGACAAAGATATGATAGGCAATACTTACAGTACAATCTCTGTGCTCTCCTTTGCTCTCAATTTCTCTTTCTATATCTCCTATCTAGTCAAAgtggtatatttgttttctACTAGGTCTTCCGGTCATCGCGGTAATGTTTGTTACCACCTGCTTGGTGTTTCTTGTAATTGTTATGGTTTGGAAGGGGAGTGTTTTGGCTGCTCTTGCTTTTGTAGTTATTTTTGGATCTTTGGAATTGTTGTATGTTACTGCTTGTTTTGGCAAAGTCCACAAGGGGTGCTAGCTTCCTCTGACATTTTCCATCGTCGTTCTTTCTGTTATGTGTATTTGGCACTATGGGACTATAAAGAAGCACTCCTTTGAGCAACATAACAAGGTGCGTGAATATGATTCTAACCTTGTTACCCCATTGTGGTATTACTCGTGTTCCTGGCATTTGCTTAATCTACTCCAATGTGGTCTCAGGGGTCCCTCCAATGTTTGCTCACTTTGTCACCAACTTCCCTACCTGCCAGCGAATCCTCATATTTGTTACCATCCAAACCTTTACGGTTCCAAAAGTTCTTGTCAGTGAGCGATTCTCTCACATTGGCGTGCCagagttttgttgtttttaatgCATTGTCCGGTATGGTTATAAGGATGCCCATGCTTTTGAGAATCAACTACTTGAAACCACAGCCGAGTCTTTGTGCTGATGTGATTATGATTGCAATGTTGAAACTTCTGGGGTGATGACTATGATTGATTCAAGCCCAGAAGTGGATGCAGGCAACGTAAAACGAGAATGGAGCTTTTTGCTGGGAGTAATTGGAAGAGAGTAAGATTTCGCAGCATTGTATGCAGTAAAGAATTGCAGGAACTTGAGGATGCTAGGGAATCTGGTATGGGGGCAATACTTGTGTCTTGGCAACTGATGCATCTTCATATATGAAGAAGTTTGTCGTCACCATTGTATACGGTTTCTTGAGAAGGAACTGCCGGCGATCAGCAACTGCACTTGGTGTGCCTTACACATCCCTGATTGAAGTAGGAATGGCTTATCGAGTCTAGTCTCACAGAAAACCGGCAAAGTCTGGGCATCAGTCCAAGCTTTACGTGATCTTTTATGTGATTTGAAATAGAAATTCCAGTgggtttataattttgattagcGTAGTTTATTTTTGTATTGACAAATGGCAAGTGAAAGCACATAAAATGAAGAATTAGCCCATTATTCTAACATGTAAAAATCAAACGTATTTTATGCTACgcattatttaatattagatcaataataaaaaattaattaattgtcacAAATTGacaatgtaaatttatttaaatgatgtgACTTGACATGTGGAGTGTGGGATTGTCATttgaaacataataaaaaaaatatttttaaataaaattattaacatttttgaattttttttcttcggATTggattctatattttatttcttaatcttaaaaatttaaaaactaatatttctttaaatttcttaataGATTATTGGATTAAGAAAGAGCTATGAGATGAATTTAAtgaaatgtaaaaataataaataaagaatactCCATTATCAAGGATCTTATGTGTGCATGTTTATTAGGAGATGAAGTTATACATAATGAGATTTGTTAATTGTAAACATTTATTGTAGGACTGAAGGAGATTAAGACAAATGGTGCAGTTAGCAAAGCAGATATTCCTCTTGTTTGATTCAGAATTTCAGTgcttataattataattcagcCTTGACTAGTAAATATCACCTTCCATAATGTCATTTGTTCAAATAAATGTTCAT
Encoded here:
- the LOC123227533 gene encoding uncharacterized protein LOC123227533, whose protein sequence is MCIWHYGTIKKHSFEQHNKGSLQCLLTLSPTSLPASESSYLLPSKPLRFQKFLSVSDSLTLACQSFVVFNALSGMVIRMPMLLRINYLKPQPSLCADVIMIAMLKLLG
- the LOC123226791 gene encoding probable potassium transporter 13, whose product is MSLVGLYNIIHWNPGIIRALSPYYVDFFFKKAAKDGWSSLGGVVLCITGAEAMFADLGHFSQLSIQRLYFGQYWSSPPTAVASQTIISTTFSIISQFRALRCFPRVKVIHASSQIHGQIYISEVNWILMVLCIAIAVGFRDKDMIGNTYSTISVLSFALNFSFYISYLVKVVYLFSTRSSGHRGNVCYHLLGVSFIFGSLELLYVTACFGKVHKGC